The following are encoded in a window of Oncorhynchus mykiss isolate Arlee chromosome Y, USDA_OmykA_1.1, whole genome shotgun sequence genomic DNA:
- the LOC110509386 gene encoding claudin-4-like has product MGMDFVYVVEMVEVVGIALGVIGLILTIVICALPTWIETTFIAGNVVTTKVVLNGLWMCCLTLGTGQTRCEMDNSMCFFPDLWNYWGHVLEPAKAMILTAIILGVLGVMFSMVGAKCTDCIKDKTSQAKLIIIAGILFILAGILILIPVSMVARSIIRYSSERIKAVLGASLYFGWVAAALLLIGGVTLCITVGVFGWMMGIFGWIASLVPCALYILRPFRFFPEPPFRDKWMLLMPTFISTILGALGVMGSIFGTRCCNCIKSNRTRVKARFIVGMFFILAGILQLTTEFVIVHYLITDVHLQLTYLVIHPINWVIMLAELSCWSACMLLIGGTILCCSIFKRNQPDLTMTQSTSR; this is encoded by the coding sequence ATGGGCATGGATTTTGTGTATGTCGTGGAAATGGTGGAGGTCGTGGGCATCGCACTGGGAGTCATAGGATTAATACTGACCATTGTGATCTGTGCTCTCCCCACCTGGATAGAGACAACCTTTATAGCAGGTAACGTTGTCACCACAAAGGTGGTCTTGAACGGCCTGTGGATGTGCTGTTTGACCCTAGGCACGGGTCAGACACGGTGTGAGATGGACAACTCCATGTGTTTTTTTCCCGATCTTTGGAACTATTGGGGACATGTTCTGGAGCCTGCCAAAGCCATGATCCTCACTGCCATCATCCTGGGGGTTCTGGGGGTCATGTTCTCCATGGTTGGTGCCAAGTGCACCGACTGCATCAAAGACAAAACATCTCAGGCCAAGTTGATAATTATCGCTGGAATACTTTTCATCCTGGCCGGAATTCTCATCCTCATCCCTGTTTCCATGGTAGCTAGATCAATTATCAGATACTCCTCCGAACGGATCAAAGCTGTGTTGGGGGCCTCGCTGTACTTCGGCTGGGTGGCGGCTGCCCTGCTCCTGATTGGAGGGGTCACACTGTGCATCACTGTGGGAGTCTTTGGGTGGATGATGGGAATCTTTGGATGGATAGCCTCCCTAGTGCCCTGTGCTCTCTATATATTGCGCCCATTCCGTTTTTTTCCTGAGCCCCCCTTTAGGGACAAATGGATGCTTCTGATGCCAACCTTCATCTCCACCATCCTGGGAGCTCTAGGAGTGATGGGGTCCATCTTTGGGACCAGGTGCTGTAACTGCATCAAGAGTAACAGGACCAGGGTCAAGGCCAGGTTCATCGTTGGAATGTTCTTCATCCTGGCCGGTATCCTGCAGCTCACCACTGAATTTGTTATTGTCCATTACTTGATAACGGATGTCCACCTGCAGCTCACATATCTCGTCATTCATCCAATCAACTGGGTTATTATGTTAGCTGAATTGAGTTGCTGGTCCGCCTGCATGCTCCTGATAGGAGGGACCATACTCTGCTGCTCCATATTCAAGAGGAACCAACCAGACTTAACAATGACCCAATCAACCTCCCGCTAA